One Cydia amplana chromosome 18, ilCydAmpl1.1, whole genome shotgun sequence DNA segment encodes these proteins:
- the LOC134656246 gene encoding uncharacterized protein LOC134656246 isoform X3, with translation MPSNKKLISKMRQIAQWILVVHVVEFLEAYCTPRDTARRSPQRSRRSREQRRSPDSARWRYDTRRSNYDFDSCRRPYDYESGRRYPGREFDGDSGRRVEFDAESARRRADYESARRTDFDLSAPGVSRRSPESAPEGSAESPPEPAPSAPLRHERQPRHRSQPYYESESTSEDPSSSTDGEEDEFGEFDPFATAPSLHSPDSGRSDPRYANAPRRNPSPYYYGDLFKTTAPPQPAPSAPTVSTTSSSRGPRYRKSASLDAPHVAARPNLPKRFSVAEDGFRELERSSSSSGESAWMPPRRRGRDAAGCVCAAPEDVEEHRPSRSVFYVPAPLPRWPQEMSTRQIYETAFDCKIARSDDDLDDFDRVSNHPALLQAEDRKVISSASSAFEAVERGEPDYKGRRKVTMKTDSVRRSKIPTIRQKRENESNASALSEELEKIHIDEEDRNASTSQLPLRGYTPSPPSTAPLPTKFQQKDGSAMNSIKSAPNLPQSQPAHPRLKDLRLPVKSLRARETPTSSDASMVDLKGSASTELDAVQRLSAGRESRDTDDERGQSKDGIFLEIKGRPTSDSDTPELNRHTGPKGVGPIMEFKGRPGAPRPRRKYSSTESMATSSSGGSMESLRSSTSEDRSSSSSESRRSSSLSSHSSDSGNVPFTKSHHMQLSGFGHHTNKLHILSPISDKSSQEPASETSDNNRNNNSQKVSPEDVETGNTTIQTTVEIVAKPKRRALQNRNLLNLTFRHSTTAGDAEIQGSDSGISIHSREGVDSRNTFMNFKNSNTEEERKDPDQDLSDLPFDMPKLRRRRAEAEADLRSLPFDMPKLRRKLRGQSLQLNNDFGSVISNASSSQSVQDLNLGNKHKDKLTLNFDSGSGSGSSKGLHLNLGPIIPPRDLVDATLPLDRQGWYHGTLTRVEAESLLRDADEGAFLVRNSESAKHDYSLSLKSTRGFMHMRICRNTEGYTLGGAATAFPTVPTLMRHYVTAQRLPVRGAEHMALSTPLPAVLL, from the exons ATGCCTTCTAACAAAAAGTTGATATCGAAGATGCGACAGATCGCGCAGTGGATCCTAGTGGTGCATGTG GTTGAGTTCTTAGAGGCGTACTGCACGCCTCGCGACACAGCGCGCCGGTCCCCGCAGCGCAGCCGCCGCTCACGCGAACAACGTCGCTCCCCCGACTCCGCCAGATGGCGCTACGACACACGCCGTAGCAACTACGACTTCGACTCGTGCCGTCGCCCCTACGACTACGAATCAGGACGACGATACCCTGGCAGGGAATTCGACGGGGACTCCGGGAGACGCGTAGAATTTGACGCGGAGTCAGCTAGAAGACGGGCTGACTACGAATCGGCCAGGCGGACAGACTTTGATTTGTCGGCTCCTGGCGTATCGAGGAGAAGCCCTGAGAGCGCGCCAGAAGGCTCAGCCGAGTCACCTCCAGAGCCGGCACCGTCGGCGCCGCTGAGACACGAGCGACAGCCCAGACATCGCTCGCAACCTTACTACGAATCTG AATCAACATCCGAAGATCCTTCGTCATCGACGGACGGAGAAGAAGACGAATTCGGTGAATTCGATCCTTTCGCAACAGCGCCATCTCTGCATTCTCCCGATAGCGGTCGCTCAGACCCGAGATACGCAAACGCGCCGCGTAGGAACCCTAGCCCTTATTACTACGGCGACCTGTTCAAAACGACTGCTCCTCCGCAACCGGCTCCGTCTGCCCCAACGGTGTCTACAACTTCTTCATCACGTGGCCCACGGTATAGAAAATCCGCCAGCTTAGACGCCCCGCACGTCGCTGCGCGCCCTAATCTGCCCAAGCGATTCTCTGTCGCAGAGGATGGCTTTCGTGAGCTAGAGCGGTCATCATCTTCGTCGGGTGAGAGCGCGTGGATGCCGCCAAGGCGCCGTGGGCGTGACGCGGCCGGCTGCGTGTGCGCCGCGCCTGAAGATGTAGAGGAGCACCGACCTTCTCGTAGCGTCTTTTACGTGCCGGCGCCGCTGCCACGCTGGCCGCAAGAGATGAGCACCCGCCAAATTTACGAAACAGCCTTTGACTGTAAAATCGCACGGTCAGACGATGACTTGGACGATTTTGATCGCGTCAGCAACCATCCTGCACTTTTACAAGCCGAGGACAGGAAAGTTATATCTTCCGCATCGTCCGCCTTTGAGGCTGTAGAACGTGGTGAACCAGATTATAAAGGCCGCCGAAAAGTTACAATGAAAACTGATAGTGTCCGTCGATCAAAGATTCCCACTATCCGCCAGAAAAGAGAAAACGAAAGCAATGCGTCAGCTTTGTCTGAAGAGCTTGAAAAAATCCACATTGACGAGGAAGACCGCAACGCTTCAACTTCCCAATTACCACTACGTGGTTATACGCCGTCACCTCCGTCAACAGCTCCCCTGCCAACAAAATTTCAGCAAAAAGACGGTTCCGCCATGAATAGCATCAAAAGTGCCCCGAACTTGCCGCAGTCGCAACCAGCGCATCCGCGACTGAAGGATTTACGGTTACCTGTAAAATCTTTACGAGCACGAGAAACACCAACAAGCAGCGACGCTAGTATGGTTGATCTAAAGGGCTCTGCGTCCACTGAACTGGACGCTGTGCAGCGTTTAAGCGCTGGTCGCGAATCTCGCGACACCGATGACGAAAGGGGGCAATCGAAGGACGGTATTTTTTTAGAGATTAAGGGCCGACCCACTTCCGATTCTGACACACCAGAACTGAATCGACACACAGGGCCAAAGGGGGTCGGTCCTATAATGGAATTCAAAGGCAGGCCCGGGGCTCCACGTCCGAGGCGCAAATATTCAAGCACCGAAAGTATGGCAACTAGCAGTAGCGGTGGAAGTATGGAATCCCTTAGGAGTAGCACTAGCGAGGACAGGAGCAGTAGTAGTTCAGAAAGTCGACGGTCGTCTTCTCTAAGTTCACATAGTTCAGATTCCGGCAATGTCCCATTTACAAAATCGCATCACATGCAACTGTCGGGGTTTGGACATCACACTAACAAACTTCATATTCTTAGTCCTATATCGGATAAATCATCGCAAGAACCTGCGTCCGAAACTTCCGATAACAATAGAAATAACAACTCTCAAAAAGTATCTCCTGAGGACGTCGAAACTGGAAATACAACAATTCAGACGACTGTTGAAATTGTAGCAAAGCCTAAAAGACGAGCATTACAAAACCGGAATCTACTAAATCTTACTTTCCGACATTCGACAACGGCCGGTGACGCCGAAATACAAGGATCTGATAGTGGTATATCAATTCACTCCCGAGAAGGTGTCGACTCAAGAAACACATTTATGAACTTCAAGAACAGTAATACTGAGGAAGAGCGTAAAGATCCGGACCAAGATCTTTCTGATCTTCCATTCGACATGCCGAAGTTAAGAAGACGACGAGCTGAAGCTGAAGCAGATCTCAGGTCGCTGCCTTTTGATATGCCCAAATTACGCCGCAAATTGCGAGGACAATCGCTGCAGTTAAACAATGACTTTGGAAGTGTCATTTCAAATGCATCTTCCAGCCAAAGCGTCCAGGACTTAAATCTAG GTAACAAGCACAAAGACAAATTGACGTTGAACTTTGATAGTGGAAGTGGTTCCGGCAGTTCTAAGGGGTTGCATCTGAACCTAGGACCCATCATTCCACCGAGAGATCTTGTCGACGCAACGCTGCCGCTTGATAGACAAGG gTGGTATCACGGGACGCTAACGCGCGTCGAAGCAGAAAGTTTGCTAAGGGATGCAGATGAAGGCGCTTTCCTAGTACGAAACAGCGAATCTGCAAAACACGACTATTCGTTAAGTCTAAA GTCAACCCGTGGTTTCATGCATATGCGAATCTGCCGTAATACCGAGGGGTACACCTTGGGCGGCGCGGCCACGGCTTTCCCCACCGTCCCTACCCTGATGCGTCACTACGTCACCGCACAAAGACTGCCAGTGCGAGGGGCGGAACACATGGCCTTATCCACACCTTTACCCGCTGTTCTACTGTGA